CTCTCCCCCGAGAGTCTTTAAAACAGCGTGACGCTTACTGGCAGGCTTCGCAGTCCGGGTCGTCCAGTGAGCAGGCCGCGGGTACGGCTGCCGGTGCTGGCTCGGCTTGCGGTGCTGCCGGGGCTGCGCTGGCGGCCGGGGCGCCACCGGAACTTACTGCGTTCAGGGTGCCGCTGTTCACGGTGGATTTCTCCGTGGAGGTGGCAGCCAGTGCACGCAGGTAGTAGGTGGTTTTCAAACCGCGGTACCAGGCCATGCGGTAGGTGAGATCCAGCTTCTTGCCATTGGCGCCGGCGATGTAGAGGTTCAGGGACTGGGCCTGATCGATCCACTTCTGACGGCGGCTGGCGGCGTCCACGATCCAGCGCGGCTCCACTTCAAATGCGGTGGCGTACTTGGCTTTCAGGTCGGCCGGGATGCGGTCGATCTTCTGCACGGAACCTTCGTAGTACTTGAGGTCATTGACCATCACCTTGTCCCACAGGCCGCGGGCTTTCAGGTCGTGTACCAGGTAGGGGTTCACGACGGTGAATTCGCCAGACAGGTTCGATTTCACGTACAGGTTCTGGTACGTGGGCTCGATGGACTGGGATACGCCGGTAATGTTGGCGATGGTTGCGGTCGGGGCGATGGCCATGACGTTGGAGTTACGCATGCCCTGGCTGGCAACCTTGTTGCGCACCACGTCCCAATCCAGGGTGCTGCTGGTGTCCTGGTCGATGAACTGCTCGCCGCGGTTCTTGGCCAGGATTTCGATGGAGTCGATCGGCAGGATGCCCTGGCTCCACAGGGAACCTTCGTAGCTGGTGTAGCTGCCGCGTTCCGCCGCCAGATCACTGGAGGTGGAAATGGCGTAGTAGCTGATCGCTTCCATGGTGGTGTCGGCGAACTGTACGGCTTCATCGCTGGAGTAGGAGATGCCGGCCTTGTACAGCGCGTCCTGGAAGCCCATCAGGCCCAGGCCCACCGGACGGTGGCGCATGTTGGACTGACGCGCGGTTTCCACGGAGTAGTAGTTGATGTCGATGACGTTATCGAGCATGCGCACGGCGGTCTTCACGGTGCCTTCCAGCTTGACCATGTCGAGCTTGCCGTCTTCGCCAATGTGCTGGGACAGGTTGACCGAGCCCAGGTTACAGACCGCGATTTCGTCGTTCGCCTTGGTGTTCAGGGTGATCTCGGTGCACAGGTTGGAGCTGTGTACCACACCGGCGTGCTGCTGCGGGCTGCGCAGGTTACAGGCGTCCTTGAAGGTGATCCAGGGGTGGCCGGTTTCAAACAGCATGCCCAGCATCTTGCGCCACAGGTCCAGCGCGCGCACTTTCTTGTGCAGCTTCAGCTTGCCGGTGGCGGCCAGGTTTTCGTAGTGGGTGTAGCGCTCTTCGAACTTGTCACCGAACAGGTCGTGCAGGTCCGGGGTGTCTGCCGGAGAGAAGAGGGTCCACTCTTTGTCTTCGAACACACGCTTCATGAACAGGTCCGGCACCCAGTTGGCGGTGTTCATGTCGTGGGTACGGCGACGGTCGTCACCGGTGTTCTTGCGCAGCTCGAGGAATTCTTCGATATCCAGGTGCCAGGTTTCCAGGTAGGCACACACCGCGCCCTTGCGCTTGCCGCCCTGGTTCACCGCTACCGCGGTGTCGTTGGCCACTTTCAGGAAGGGCACAACACCCTGGGATTTGCCGTTGGTGCCTTTGATGTAGGAACCGAGCGAACGCACTGGCGTCCAGTCGTTACCCAGGCCGCCGGCCCACTTGGACAGCATGGCGTTGTCCTGAATGGCACCGTAAATACCGTGCAGGTCGTCGGGCACGGTGGTCAGGTAGCAGGAGGACAGCTGCGGACGCAGGGTACCGGCGTTGAACAGGGTTGGGGTGGAGCTCATGTAGTCGAAAGAGCTCAGCAGGTTGTAGAACTCGATGGCGCGCTCGTTCGGGTTCTCTTCATTGATAGCGAGGCCCATGGACACGCGCATGAAGAACAGCTGCGGCAGTTCGAAGCGCACGTCGTCGGAGTGCAGGAAGTAGCGGTCGTACAGGGTCTGCAGGCCGAGGTAGGTGAACTGGTGATCGCACTCGGGCTTGATGGCGTCGCCCAGTTTTTCCAGGTCGAAGTTGGCCAGTGCCGGGTCCAGCAGTTCCAGTTCGATACCTTTGGCCACGTAGGCGGCCAGTGCCGGCTTGTACAGGGCTTTCATTTCCTGCTGGGTGGCGGACTCGGCGACACCCAGGAAGCGCAGTGCTTCGGCGCGCAGCTTGTCCAGCAGCAGGAATGCGGTGGCGTAGGTGTAGTTGGGTTCCTGTTCCACCAGGGTGCGCGCGGTAATTACCAGCGCGGTATTGATGTCGGTTTCGGAAACGCCGTCGTACAGGTTTTTCAGCGCTTCGTTCAGGATTACCTCGCCGTCTACATCGGTGAGACCTTCACAGGCTTCTTGCACGATGGTGCGCAGGCGCTCCATGTCCAGCGGTACCAGAGAACCGTCTTCCATTTTTACCCGGATGCTCGGGTGGGCAGCGGCAGGCTGGGCCGCCGGCTTTTCTTTTTCTTTCTGAGCACGCAGGCGCGCGTGCTCTTCGCGGTACAGCACGTAGTCACGGGCAATCTTGTGTTCGCCAGCACGCATCAGCTCCAGTTCGACCTGGTCCTGAATTTCTTCGATGTGAATGGTGCCGCCGGAGGGCATGCGACGCTTGAACGTCGCACTGATGTGGGAAACCAGGTCGGCCACGCGCTCGTGGATACGGCTGGACGCTGCGGCAGTACCGCCCTCAACCGCGAGGAATGCCTTGGTGACGGCCACGGAGATTTTGCTGTCGTCATAAGGTACGACGGTGCCATTGCGCTTGATGACGCGGACCTGACCGGGGGCCGTGGCAGCCAAAGAGGTGCTGCTGGCTTGGTCTGTTACCGATTCCTTGGTAGTGCCGTTGGGCACAGACTGGGAGCGCCCTGTCTCTGTGTGCATGAAATTCTCCGTAAAGTTTGCGCGCGTGTCTGGTCGACTTGCTTTGGTTTTTGCTTTGGTTTTTGCGTAACAAATAGTGCGTACGCCGGCTTGTGGCCGAACATTCTTTACCGCTGCCTACTGAACACGGCGATACACCGGGCCGCTGGGGCAGTCTGTACAAGTCGCAGGCACAAGCAGTGTCGGCGAAGCCGCGGCTCCGCTCGGGTAACTCTTGTGGGGTACTGCTTGAGACTGCGTATGAACGTCGATGCCGCCCAGCGCTCGGGGTATGGTACCGATGGCTCGGTGGGTGGATGGCTGCGCGGGGTTTCCCTCGCGTTAGTTATCCACCGTTATCCACTTTTCCCGATACCCGCCTGTGGGCAGGTTGCTGCTAGTTGGTACGGTTGAGGCCAAACACAATATGTTGTGGTCTGGAATTTGCGCTCTGTGCCGCTTTCGCCAGGTTATACACCTGCTCGGGAGCACTTTGCGTAGCCCTTCAGGGCTACTCAAACCCTATATGTTGGGGTTCGACCTCGGATGAGCAACAAGATAATGCGATTGAGGGGGTAATTCAAGGCGGATAACTTCGGGGTTACTTGTGGATAATTTGTGGGTAGGCCGGGCGACGTGGATTTTTTCCGCCGCCAGCGCCCGCCACTGCTAGCTGGGTATAAAAAATGACCAGGCGCTTTTGAAGGCGGGTGTTTTTAAGAATATTTTTTAATAGTAAGCGGGTCTTAAATTAAGCGGGGCAATAACCCGCAAGGCTTGATTATTCGCTGATCAAAGGGGCACTGCCAGGTCAGTTTGTACAGCTCTGACAGGTGGCGCCTGAGACCTTTGTTGGGTGTTTTTTACGCAGCGCCAGTTGTGGACAACTTTGCCGAATGTCGGGCGACAATATTGGGCGGCAAAGAAGCGCCGGAGGTATGTCCGGCGCCTCTCGTCTGGGGTTGAGGAAGGCGCAATCAGTTGCTGTTGTCCTGCAGGAATTCCATCAGGGCCTTTTGCGCGTGCAAGCGGTTCTCGGCCTCGTCCCACACCACCGAAATCTTGTCGTCTTCCAGCAGCTCGCCACTGACTTCCTCACCGCGGTGCGCCGGCAGGCAGTGCATGAACACGGCGTCGCTGTTGGCGTGGCTCATCAGCTCATGGTCAACCAGGAAGCCCTCAAAGGCCTTGAGGCGAATCTGCTGTTCGGTCTCCTGGCCCATGGAGGCCCACACATCGGTGGCAACCCAGTCGGAACCGCGTACCGCGTCTTCCGGTTTGCGGAAAATCGACACCCGGTCGCCCGCGGCGGCAACGATGCTCTCGTCCGGGTCGTACCCTTCCGGGCAGGCAATGCGCAGTTCGAAGTCGTACTGGCGTGCGGCATTAATGTAGGAGTGGCACATGTTGTTGCCGTCGCCTACCCAGGTCACCACTTTGCCTTCCGGGCTACCGCGATGCTCGACATAGGTCTGCAGGTCGGCCAGTAGCTGGCAGGGGTGGTAGCTGTCGGACAGGGCATTGATCACCGGCACCTTGCTGTATTCCGCAAAGCGCTCGAGCACGTTGTGGCCGAAGGTGCGGATCATCACCATGTCCACCATGCGCGAGATCACCCGTGCGCTGTCTTCGATGGGTTCGCCGCGGCCCAGCTGGGTATCGCGGGGGGACAGGAACAGCGCGCTGCCGCCCATCTGCGCCATGCCGGCCTCGAAAGAGACCCGGGTGCGTGTCGAGGACTTCTCGAAAATCATTCCCAGAACTTTATTGCGAAAGGGTTCGCTGGCTACGCCCTGGTTGCGCAGGGCCTTGAGTTCAATGGCGCGCTCAATAATGTTGCGCAGCTCGTCTTTGCTCAGGTCCATCAGGGTAAGGAAGTGTCTGACTGCCATGGGTAAATCCTCCGTAAATCAGGCGGCCTGTTGGGCGAAGTCGCGTACCAGTGCGGCGACGGTGGTTGCGACCTGGCTGCACTCGGCGTCGGTGAGGGTCAGTGGTGGCAGCAGGCGCACCACGTTGCCGGCGGTAACATTGATCAGCATGCCCTGGGCGCGGGCCTGCTCGACCAGTTCTGCGCAGGGGCGATCCAGCTCAATACCGATCAGCAGGCCAAGCCCGCGAATCTCGTTGACCCGGGTACAGTTTGCCAGCTCGCGGTTGAGTTGATCCAGCAGTTGCGCACCGAGTTTTTCCGCGCGCTCGATGAGCCATTCGTTTTCCAGTGTTTCGAGCACCGCGAGGCCGGCGCGGCACGCCAGCGGGTTACCGCCAAAAGTGGAGCCGTGGGCACCGGCGGTAAACAGGGTCGCGGCGTCGCCGCGGGCCAGGCAGGCGCCGATGGGGACGCCGTTGCCCAGGCCTTTGGCCGTGGTCACCACATCTGGCAGCAGGCCCGGGTGGTGCTGGTAAGCAAACAGCTTGCCGCTGCGGCCATTGGCCGTCTGGATTTCATCCAGCATCAGCAGCCAATTGTGCTGGTCGCACAGGCGGCGCAGGCCGGGCAGGTAATCCCCATCGGGGATGCGGATTCCGCCTTCCCCCTGAATCGGCTCCACCAGGATGGCCACGATGTCATCGTGCTGGCTCGCCAGGGTTTCGATCGCGGCTACGTCGTTGAAGGGCACGCGCAGGAAGCCCTCGGGCAAGGGGGCAAAACCCTGCTGCACTTTTGGGTTGCCGGTGGCCGTCAGGGTGGCGAGGGTACGGCCGTGGAAGGCGCCGTCGGTCACGATGATTTTTGGGCAGGCGAGGCCGCGCTCGTTGCCGAGCTTGCGCGCCAGCTTGATGGCCGCCTCATTGGCCTCCGCACCGGAGTTGGAGAAAAACACGTTGTCCATGCCGGACAGGGACACGAGCTTTTCAGCGAGCTGTTCCTGGGGCGGGATGTTGTACAAATTGGACACGTGCAGCAGCGTATTGGCTTGCTCCTGAATCGCCTGGGTGACGGCCGGGTGGCAGTGGCCGAGGCCGCACACAGCAATCCCGGAGAGGGCATCGAGGTATCGTCGGCCGTTGTCGTCCCAAACGTAGTTGCCTTCACCTCTGACCAGGGTCAGGGTTCTGTTACCGTAGTTATGCATCAACGCGGGACTGGCCACTTTGCGATCTCCTCTGTGAGTGGGCCGAGACAGGAGAAACCGCAGAAAATACGCCTCAGGCGCGCTCTGTCCGCAATTTCTCCGGAAAGCCGGCAATACTAGCACAGCCTGGCGGCGGCACCACCAGAGTGCATCTGGAGAGAGTACCTTAATAGGGTATCTGAGCGGCGCGGTGGCAGGGGCGTGCGCTCACTCGGGAATCGGGTACAATGCGCGCTTTCAAGATGGATTGGTACCGGTCGCCGGTGCCGGAAATTCCCCAACCCGAGGTTTGCTTCCACTATGGATACTCTGGAAAACATCAAAAAGCAGATTGCCGACAATGACATCCTGCTTTATATGAAAGGCAGCCCTAACGCCCCCCAGTGCGGTTTTTCCATGCGTGCATCCCAGGCGATCATGGCCTGTGGCCAGCGCTTTGCCTATGTGGACATTCTGGCGAACCCGGATATCCGTGCGGAGCTGCCGAAGTACGCCAACTGGCCGACCTTCCCGCAGTTGTGGGTAAAGCAGGAGCTGATCGGCGGCTGCGACATCATTATGGAAATGTATGAGAATGGCGAGCTGAAGACCCTGATTGAAGAAGCGGCCAAGGGTGCCGAAGAGGGCGCCGGCGACGCTCAGTAATCGACGTTTTCCGCCCACAAAAAAACCGCGGCACTGGCCGCGGTTTTTTTATGCCCGGGTTTTGCGGGGCTTACTCTTCCGAGGCGCTAGCCATCTGGGTTTGCAGGTAGTTTTGCAGGCCGACCTTGTCGATCAGGCTCAGCTGGGTTTCCAGCCAGTCTACGTGCTCTTCTTCTGAGTCCAGGATTTTTTCCAGCAGCTCGCGGCTACCGTAATCACGTACGGACTCGCAGTAGGCGATGCCATCGCGCAGATCGGGGATGGCTTTTTGCTCGAGCTTCAGGTCGCACTTGAGCATTTCTTCGGTGTTTTCACCGATCAGCAGTTTGCCCAGGTGTTGCAGGTTCGGAATACCCTCGAGAAACAGGATTCGCTCGATCAGCCAATCGGCGTGTTTCATTTCGTCGATGGACTCGTGGTACTCCTTATCGGCCAGCTCCTTCAGCCCCCAGTCCTTGAACATGCGGGAGTGCAGAAAATACTGGTTGATGGCAATCAGCTCGTTTCCCAGTGCCTTGTTCAAATGTTCGATGACTTTGGGATCGCCTTTCATGGTGTTCTCCTTGAGCCGCTTGGCTGTGTCCTGTGCGGAAATGTATGGGTCAAAAACCGTTGGCGCTGAAAATTTTTAATTGAAAGCTGCGGGAAATTCCGGTGGACACCATTGCGGATGTCTTCGGGATACCCTTGCAAATACTTCCAGAATTGTAGAGTCAGCAACGCAAGATTGTGTGGAGTTTGCGTTGAGGAAATGGACAAGTCAAGCGCGGAATGTCGGCGAACGTGCGAGAAAAAAGCGGGAAAATTAACGGGAAAAAGGCAGAGAACTACAACGAGAATGATTGCCGTTTAGATTGTTTTGGTCGGCGCTGGTACAGGCCGTACATTCGGTCACCCCATGGAAGGTAGTTTGCCTACTGAATAGGCGTTTTTAATGAAGGAAATTCGTTGCGGGCTATTTCTGGGGAGGGCGGGCGTTGAGTGTATTGCGCATGGCATTGAGTTGCTTTTGTACCGTAGTGCTGTCGAAACTGTCCTGAACGCCTTTGCTGCAGTCTTCTTCCAGTCGCTCGATAAGCGTCCGCATGGCCTTGCGGTCGGCGTCTCGGGTACAGATTTCCGCCAGCTCGTTCAGTGCGCTTAACAGGTGACGCATTACCACACCGCTGTCGCGGCCATACTCCCGGATTTCGTCCAGCGCCGCGGCCAGCACATCGGCAAAGTCCAGCTCAATGGTGACCAGACGTAGCACATCCTCGTCGTCGCTAAAGCAATTGGGTAGTTCGGGGCGCTGCAGCACTATGCCCATTCCGTCAATCAGGCGGTCGATACAGGTGTAGGCGGTAAACGGATCATTGATGCCCGGTGACAGTGCCCGTACGGCAATCTGTGCCAGTTGCCGGACCGAAAAAATCACATCCTGCTCGGCGGTTGGCTGCGGCCCCAGTGCAATGGCTCCGAGAACAACATCTTCAATGGCGCGGGTGTCCATGTGTCGGGGCGGGTTGTAAATCCGGGCGACGCTTCCCCAGTGGTACAGGAAGGTTCCGGGGTGCATATCCAGCCAGATACAGCACTGGTGTTCGCTGGCCCAGTCGATCAATTTTTGACGATCGATGCGTTGCACGTACCCCTCTTTGTGCGCCCGCACACCCAGGACATCATCACCGAGATGGATTTTTCTCAGGTCCTGGCGGCGGAAGCGTGGATCCAGGCAGTGCTCGCGGGGGTAGATGCCATCCAGCGCCGCGCGGAACTCGCTGTTTATCCGGAAGGTGATGTTGTCGATCTGGATCGACTGCGCCACGTTGTGGATAAAGTAAATCAGGTAGGCAATACAGGCCAGCGTGAGTAACAGGGCGAAGCTGATGGTCAGCGTGTGGCGGTTACCCGGCACACTGGTGTCGATGCCACGCATTGCCAGCAGCGCATAAACGAAAGTCGAGAGAAAGATGCCCAGCGATATTTGAGTGCCGCGGTCGCGGATAAAGTTGCGTACCAGTCTCGGGCCAAATTGATTGGAGGCGAGAGTAAGGGCGACGGTGGTGATGGAAAACACGGTGCCGGCGACGGTGATGGTAGAGCTGGCGATGGCGGCAAGCAGCGCGCGGGCACTGTCCGGGTCGCGCAGTGTCAGCCAGCCCAAACCGGGCAGTTGATCCAGGTCCCGATGTTGGTCAAAGGCAAGACACCCCTGAGCGAGCAGAATGGCCGCGGCCATCATGATCGCCGGAATTACCCAGAAGCTGGCGCGTAACCGCTCTGAAATATGCAGGAGCTGATGCTTCATGGCGTCCGTTTCAAGTGACTGGCGACCGGCCGTGGTACTTGGCGGCGGTCGTGGCACTTAAAGATAGGACAGCAGGGGGAGCTTGCCAGATGGATGTGTTCAGGGAAGGGGCGGTAACAGCGGGAGGGGTAGCAAGGCCGCAAGTAACTGTGGGCACCGTGAATCGCGGTGCCCTAGTGCGGCTGAATCGTGCACTCAGCCCGCAGAGTAGAAGAGGGCGCTGTTGGTATTGGCCATCATGCCGGCAGTCATGGTTTCGTCGATGATTTCCTGAGTCAGCTCTGCACAACGGCCACACTGCGAGGACACGCCCAGATGGCGGCGCAGGGCTTTAACCGAAGTGGAGCCATCGTACACGGCTTCTTTGATCTGGCTGTCGGTGATGCCTTTACAGATACAAACGTACATCGCTGTTGACCCTGGCGGAAATAAGCTTAACTTTCAAACGGATGTTGATCTTATTGGTAATGAGAATAAGTGTCAATAAGATTATGCTCCCGTTCGTTAATTATTCTAGTTGGCCGGAAAGTGACCGGAAAGTGCATTTTGGACTGGGCAGTCAAGGTGCCTGGTGCGGTTTTTTGCGCGGTGGGGTGCGGGTGTCTGGGGGCGAGGCGGTGCGTGTCTGACCGTGAGGCGCCTGCTATCGCGTTTATATAAAAATTTAATGGGACAGGCATAGGTGCCTGTGTATCATAGCGGCCCCCTATCAAGCATTCGTTAATTTATAGCTATTGGTTATAAATTGAACACCCCTAAAGTAAAACATTTATCTCATTGAGGAGGTTCTCATGGCCGTATTAGTAGGCAAGCCCGCTCCGGACTTCACCGCCGCTGCAGTACTGGGTAATGGCGAGATCGTTGACGCGTTCAACCTCGCAGAAACCATCAAAGGCAAGAAAGCGGTTATCTTCTTCTACCCGCTGGACTTCACTTTCGTATGTCCTTCCGAGCTGATCGCTTTCGATCACCGCTTTGAAGAGTTCAAAAAGCGTGGCGTTGAAGTGATTGGTGTGTCCATCGACTCCCAGTTCTCTCACAATGCTTGGCGTAACACCTCCGTCAACGAAGGCGGTATCGGCCAGGTACAGTACACCCTGGTTGCCGACGTTAAGCACGAAATCTGCCAGGCTTACGACGTTGAGTCCGAAGGCGGCGTTGCTTTCCGTGGTTCCTTCCTGATCGACGAAGAAGGCACTGTTCGCCACCAGGTAGTGAACGACCTGCCGCTGGGCCGTAACGTAGACGAAATGCTGCGCATGGTAGACGCACTGGCGTTCCACCAGGAGCACGGTGAAGTGTGTCCGGCTGGCTGGCAGGAAGGCGACAAGGGCATGAACGCTTCTCCGGAAGGTGTTGCCGCTTACCTGAGCGAGAACTCCGACAAGCTGTAAGGTTTGTCTGAGCCGGGGGCAGAATTTGCCCCCGCCGCGTGAAAACCGCCGCAAGGCGGTTTTTTTATGCCTGGAAGCGGGGTGTATGCATGTCCAGACCTGCCCAGAGTGCGCGTTTGTATCGGTTTTATTACAATGCGCGGGGACCACTGTGCGCAGCCTCGCATTTCCGGCGATAACGTGATCACGGTGACGGTGTTATGGTGTCGGCCGGCTCGATGAAATCGTCGGATGGCCATGAATTTTTTCTGGGGCTGCTAGTCTTAATACAGGTTCCCCAACAAGTATTCGGCAAAGCCGGCGCTCCCGGTGGGCGGCAGTTGTCGGGGTGGTCTGCAGTACGGCACATGGTGTTTTCACGGTGAACCAAGGCATTTTGAATACAAACCGAGGCCTCCGGGCAGCGCTTTTGCCTCTTTTGATGCTGGGGTTGCTGGTGGCAGCGATCCCGGTGGTCGCCGATTCCGCGCGCGTGGGAAAGCCTGCTCGGGGCGGCGCCAAGGCCGTGAACAAGAGCGTTGAGGCGAGCGCCAAAGAGTTCGACCGCTATTTTCGCCAGTTGTTGAAGCAGCACGGCATCCCCGGTGCCGCCTATGTGATCGTCGATCACGACCAGACTGTGGCCATGAATACTTATGGTGTTCGGGTCAAAGGCAAGCGTGAAAAAGTCACCACCCACACGGTGTTCCGGCTGGCTTCCGTTTCCAAGACGTTCGCCGCCAGTATGGCGGCGGTGCTTGAGGATGAGCAGAAATTCAGCTGGGGCGACCGGGTGGTGCGCTATGTACCCGAGTTGAGCTTCAAAACCCCGGCACTGTCCATGCAGCTGCAGGTACAGCACCTGCTGAGCCATTCTTCCGGGCTTACCCCCAACGCTTACGACAACTACCTGGAAGACAATCGGCCCCTGTCCAAGATTCTGCCGATGTTTGCCACCATTGACCCGCACTGCAAGCCGGGAAAATGCTACGGCTATCAGAACGTCCTGTTCAGCCTGATTGAAGACGTGATCCATAAGGCTACCGGTGTGCCCTATGGTCGTCAGCTCAAGGAGCGTTTCTTCACCCCCCTGAAAATGCAAGATGCATCCCTCGGGTGGGAGAATTTTATGGCGGCCGGCAACCGCGCGGCGCCGCATGTGCAGACCGGTCGCGGCTGGCGCCCGGTAAAAGTGGAAAAGGAATACTATCTGGCGGCCCCGGCTGCCGGTGTAAACGCCAGTATCAGCGATATGGGGCAGTGGCTGAAGGCGCAGATGGGTTACTTCCCGGATGTGCTGTCACCGGCGGTGATTGAAGACCTCACCACCGAGCGGGTGGAAACCCGGCGTCACCTGCGTCACCGGATCTGGCGCGACTACATTGATCACGCCGGTTACGGCCTCGGCTGGCGCCTGTATTCTGTCGGTGATGATCGCGTCATCTTCCACGGTGGCTGGGTGGCCGGTTTCCGTGCGGCTATTGCCTACTCCGAGAAGCGCAAGGTCGGTATCGTCATTCTGATGAATGCCGAGTCGCGCGTGATTTCGGACCTGACCGGCAATTTCATTGCCGATATCACCGGCCACGGCAAACTGGTTCAGGCCATCGCCGCAGCGGCGAAAAAGTAGCCGCTGCGCTCCCTCTCTCTCCTTCGCGCGCTCTTCCCGTAAAAACAGCGCTTGAATTGGCCGGTTGCGGCCCAATATCACCTCTCCTGAGTTTGATCTGCTGATGTTGATTTAAATAGGGGAGAACCGATCCATGACAGTTGAGGCGCATAAAGAGAGCCATGGCTTCCAGACAGAAGCCAAACAGCTGCTGCACCTGATGATCCACTCGCTGTACTCCAATAAGGAGATTTTCCTGCGCGAGCTGGTTTCCAATGCCTCCGACGCCGCGGACAAGCTGCGTTTTGAAGCCCTCTCCAAGCCGGAACTACTGGCCGAAGACCCGGATCTGCGCATTCGCATCGAGTTCGATAAGGACGCCGGTACGCTCACCATTAGCGACAACGGTATCGGCATGAGCCGCGACGAGGTGATCGAGAATCTCGGCACCATTGCCCGTTCCGGCACCGCCAGCTTTATGCAGAACCTCACCGGCGACCAGAAGAAAGACGCGCACCTGATTGGCCAGTTCGGGGTCGGTTTCTACTCCGCGTTTATTGTCGCCGACAAGGTAGACGTATTTACCCGTCGTGCCGGTGCCGATGCCAGCCAGGGTGTGCACTGGGAGTGCAGTGGCGAGGCGGAGTACTCCGTCGAGAACGTCGAGTGGCCAAACCGCGGCACTCGCGTGGTACTGCACCTGAAAGACGACGCAACAGAGTTCGCCGACGACTGGCGCCTGCGCTCCATCATCAAGAAGTACTCCGATCACATCGCCATCCCGGTGGAAATGCTGAAGCAGGCTGCGCCGGCTGGGGAAGATGACGAGAGTAAAGAAGAGAAAGCGCCGGAATTTGAAGCGGTCAACGCTGCCCAGGCGCTGTGGACCCGCCCGCGCTCCGAGGTGAAGTCCGAGGAGTACCAGGAATTCTACAAGCACATCTCCCACGACTTCGATGACCCACTGACCTGGAGCCACAATCGCGTGGAAGGCAAGCTGGATTACACCAGCCTGCTGTACATCCCGGCGCGTGCGCCGTTTGACCTGTACCAGCGCGACGCCGCCCGTGGTCTCAAGCTGTATGTGCAGCGCACCTTCATCATGGACGACGCTGAGCAGTTCCTGCCGCTGTACCTGCGTTTCGTCAAAGGGGTGCTGGATTCCAACGACCTGCCGCTGAACGTGTCCCGCGAGATTCTGCAGAAAGACCAGAAT
The nucleotide sequence above comes from Microbulbifer salipaludis. Encoded proteins:
- a CDS encoding ribonucleoside-diphosphate reductase subunit alpha, with the protein product MHTETGRSQSVPNGTTKESVTDQASSTSLAATAPGQVRVIKRNGTVVPYDDSKISVAVTKAFLAVEGGTAAASSRIHERVADLVSHISATFKRRMPSGGTIHIEEIQDQVELELMRAGEHKIARDYVLYREEHARLRAQKEKEKPAAQPAAAHPSIRVKMEDGSLVPLDMERLRTIVQEACEGLTDVDGEVILNEALKNLYDGVSETDINTALVITARTLVEQEPNYTYATAFLLLDKLRAEALRFLGVAESATQQEMKALYKPALAAYVAKGIELELLDPALANFDLEKLGDAIKPECDHQFTYLGLQTLYDRYFLHSDDVRFELPQLFFMRVSMGLAINEENPNERAIEFYNLLSSFDYMSSTPTLFNAGTLRPQLSSCYLTTVPDDLHGIYGAIQDNAMLSKWAGGLGNDWTPVRSLGSYIKGTNGKSQGVVPFLKVANDTAVAVNQGGKRKGAVCAYLETWHLDIEEFLELRKNTGDDRRRTHDMNTANWVPDLFMKRVFEDKEWTLFSPADTPDLHDLFGDKFEERYTHYENLAATGKLKLHKKVRALDLWRKMLGMLFETGHPWITFKDACNLRSPQQHAGVVHSSNLCTEITLNTKANDEIAVCNLGSVNLSQHIGEDGKLDMVKLEGTVKTAVRMLDNVIDINYYSVETARQSNMRHRPVGLGLMGFQDALYKAGISYSSDEAVQFADTTMEAISYYAISTSSDLAAERGSYTSYEGSLWSQGILPIDSIEILAKNRGEQFIDQDTSSTLDWDVVRNKVASQGMRNSNVMAIAPTATIANITGVSQSIEPTYQNLYVKSNLSGEFTVVNPYLVHDLKARGLWDKVMVNDLKYYEGSVQKIDRIPADLKAKYATAFEVEPRWIVDAASRRQKWIDQAQSLNLYIAGANGKKLDLTYRMAWYRGLKTTYYLRALAATSTEKSTVNSGTLNAVSSGGAPAASAAPAAPQAEPAPAAVPAACSLDDPDCEACQ
- the argF gene encoding ornithine carbamoyltransferase; the protein is MAVRHFLTLMDLSKDELRNIIERAIELKALRNQGVASEPFRNKVLGMIFEKSSTRTRVSFEAGMAQMGGSALFLSPRDTQLGRGEPIEDSARVISRMVDMVMIRTFGHNVLERFAEYSKVPVINALSDSYHPCQLLADLQTYVEHRGSPEGKVVTWVGDGNNMCHSYINAARQYDFELRIACPEGYDPDESIVAAAGDRVSIFRKPEDAVRGSDWVATDVWASMGQETEQQIRLKAFEGFLVDHELMSHANSDAVFMHCLPAHRGEEVSGELLEDDKISVVWDEAENRLHAQKALMEFLQDNSN
- a CDS encoding bacterioferritin-associated ferredoxin, giving the protein MYVCICKGITDSQIKEAVYDGSTSVKALRRHLGVSSQCGRCAELTQEIIDETMTAGMMANTNSALFYSAG
- the bfr gene encoding bacterioferritin, which codes for MKGDPKVIEHLNKALGNELIAINQYFLHSRMFKDWGLKELADKEYHESIDEMKHADWLIERILFLEGIPNLQHLGKLLIGENTEEMLKCDLKLEQKAIPDLRDGIAYCESVRDYGSRELLEKILDSEEEHVDWLETQLSLIDKVGLQNYLQTQMASASEE
- a CDS encoding DUF2254 domain-containing protein encodes the protein MKHQLLHISERLRASFWVIPAIMMAAAILLAQGCLAFDQHRDLDQLPGLGWLTLRDPDSARALLAAIASSTITVAGTVFSITTVALTLASNQFGPRLVRNFIRDRGTQISLGIFLSTFVYALLAMRGIDTSVPGNRHTLTISFALLLTLACIAYLIYFIHNVAQSIQIDNITFRINSEFRAALDGIYPREHCLDPRFRRQDLRKIHLGDDVLGVRAHKEGYVQRIDRQKLIDWASEHQCCIWLDMHPGTFLYHWGSVARIYNPPRHMDTRAIEDVVLGAIALGPQPTAEQDVIFSVRQLAQIAVRALSPGINDPFTAYTCIDRLIDGMGIVLQRPELPNCFSDDEDVLRLVTIELDFADVLAAALDEIREYGRDSGVVMRHLLSALNELAEICTRDADRKAMRTLIERLEEDCSKGVQDSFDSTTVQKQLNAMRNTLNARPPQK
- the grxD gene encoding Grx4 family monothiol glutaredoxin translates to MDTLENIKKQIADNDILLYMKGSPNAPQCGFSMRASQAIMACGQRFAYVDILANPDIRAELPKYANWPTFPQLWVKQELIGGCDIIMEMYENGELKTLIEEAAKGAEEGAGDAQ
- a CDS encoding acetylornithine/succinylornithine family transaminase; protein product: MASPALMHNYGNRTLTLVRGEGNYVWDDNGRRYLDALSGIAVCGLGHCHPAVTQAIQEQANTLLHVSNLYNIPPQEQLAEKLVSLSGMDNVFFSNSGAEANEAAIKLARKLGNERGLACPKIIVTDGAFHGRTLATLTATGNPKVQQGFAPLPEGFLRVPFNDVAAIETLASQHDDIVAILVEPIQGEGGIRIPDGDYLPGLRRLCDQHNWLLMLDEIQTANGRSGKLFAYQHHPGLLPDVVTTAKGLGNGVPIGACLARGDAATLFTAGAHGSTFGGNPLACRAGLAVLETLENEWLIERAEKLGAQLLDQLNRELANCTRVNEIRGLGLLIGIELDRPCAELVEQARAQGMLINVTAGNVVRLLPPLTLTDAECSQVATTVAALVRDFAQQAA